The stretch of DNA GGATGTCGTCATCCGTGACAGGCCCACCGAGATCGAACGTCTCCTCATCGGTGACGAACGGCTCGTCCCAGATGCGGGTTGCCAAGGCGATGCGGTGAATGCCCTCGCGGATTATTTCGGCCTCCGAGACTCCCATGCGTGCGGCAGCCTCTTTGATCATCGCGAGGTCTTCGTCATCGGCGTAGACGTTGGTCCGCTTCAGTGCCATGAGATCCATGGTACAGGTCATGTACCACAACTGCCCACCTGCCCTACGCCGCTGCCACGCCGTAAGTACGACAGTCCCGGCATTGCCCTGGCTCCGGAGACCGGAAGGCGCGGTCGCAGGCTTCACAGGTCTGTAGCGGGTCGGGGCGGGGCGCCTTCGGTGCGGTGAGGGCGGCTGGGGGCAGCAGGGCTGTGAGGCGGTGGGCGAGGAAGGCCGCGGGGTGGCGCAGGGGTTCCGGGGGCAGCCCGGACGCCAGTGTCAGCTGTACGTCCGCTGCGGCCACGCCGCGCTCCAGCCATGCGGCGGCAGCCGGTACGAGGCGGCGTACGTCGCGCTCGGTGAGCAGCAGCCGCGGGGCGAGGGTGCGTAGGCCGGACAGCAGT from Streptomyces sp. BA2 encodes:
- a CDS encoding CopG family transcriptional regulator: MALKRTNVYADDEDLAMIKEAAARMGVSEAEIIREGIHRIALATRIWDEPFVTDEETFDLGGPVTDDDIRTAVTGAHEARERRNRGHAA